The Acidovorax sp. RAC01 genomic sequence AGTGCGCTGTAGGCACCTGGTTTACTTGGTCTTCGCGGCGGCCGCGATCTTCTTCATGGCGTCGGCCACGGTCACCTTGTCGTCGTTCCAGAACTGGCTGACCACGTCCTTGATGGCGCCTTCGGTGGCAGGCGGGATCGCCATGCCGTGGGCCGTGCTGGGCACCAGGCTGCCGCTCTTGGCGGTGTCTGCAAAGTCCTTGGCCGAGGCCTTGGCGCAGTCGTCGAACTTGTCCATCTTCATGCCGGCGCGCACCGGGATGGAGCCCTTGTTCAGGTTGAACACTTCCTGGAACTCGGGGCTCATGATGGAGCTGGCCAGGTCGCTTTGCGCCTTCTGGGCGGCGGCGTCCTTGAGTTTGAACAGGATGAACGAGTCGACGTTGAAGGTGAACGCGTTGGCGGTGCCCGGAGCGGCAGCACACAGGAAGTCCTTGCCAGGCACCTTGCCTGCGGCCAGGAACTCGCCCTTAGCCCAGTCGCCCATCAGCTGAAAGCCAGCCTTGCCCTGGATGAGCATGGCGGTGGCCAGGTTCCAGTCGCGGCCGGGGGCGCCGGCGTCGGTGTACGACTTGATGCGGCGGAAGGTCTCCAGCGACTTCTTCATCGTGTCGCTGTTGATGGCCGTGGCATCGAGCTTGACCAGTGCGTCCTGGTAGAACTTGGCGCCACCCACACCCAGCACCACGGATTCAAACGTGGTGAAGTCCTGCCAGTTCTGGCCGCCGTGCGCCACGGGGATCAGGCCAGCGGCCTTGAGCTTGTCGGCCGCGGCAAAGAATTCGTCGAAGTTCTTGGGCATGCTGGCCACGCCAGCCTTCTTCAGGGCGTCTGCGCTGCCCCACATCCAGTTCACGCGGTGCACGTTGACGGGGGCGGCCACGTAGGCGCCCTTGTACTTCATCACGTCGGCAACCACCTTGGGCAGCAGCTCGTCCCACTTCTCGGCCTTGGCCAGGGTGTCCATGTTGGCCAGCACGCCTTCGGACGCCCATTCCTGGATGGCCGGGCCCTTGGTCTGCGCAGCGGAGGGCGGGTTGCCCGAGATCACGCGGCTCTTGAGCACGGTCATGGCGCTGTCGCCACCGCCGCCAGCCACGGCAAAGTCGCGCCACGTGTGGCCCTTGCCCTGCATGATCTTCTTGAGTTCGGCGACCGACTTGGCCTCGCCGCCGGAGGTCCAGTAATGCAGGACTTCCACCTCGCCTGCGCTGGCCGACATTGCAGCCGCCAGGCCCACCGCCACAGCGGCAATTTTTGTCATCTTCCACATACCCATGTCTCCTCGATGTTGTGAACCGGTGGTGCTTCTCGTGCGCCGCATACCGGGTGCCGTTCAGCGCAGTCCGTACTTTAATTACAATAATTAATGAACTTATCAGGGGTTTCCCGGATGTGTCACAAAAGCTGCATGCCGCCGGAAACCAGGGAGCCGGCCGCCGCGCAACCGGCTGCGCGCACCGCCGCGGGGCTGCGCAGCGGGCTGCTCGACAAGGGGCGCTTTGTTATGCTCAATACCCATGGCCACGATACTCATTGTTGAAGATGACCCCCTGCTGCTGGACGCACTGACCGGCCAGCTTCAGCAACTGGAGTTTGAGGTGTGTACCGCCAGCAGCGTGGCCGAGGGTGCCGCGGTTTTGCAGGCACGTGCCGTGGACGGGATCATCCTGGACCTGGGCCTGCCCGGGGCTGACGGCATGGAGCTGCTGACCTGGGCCCGCGCGCACATTGCCGGCCTGCCGGTGCTCATCCTCACCGCCCGCGATGGCGTGGACGACCGGATTCTGGGCCTGAACGCCGGGGCCGACGACTACATCACCAAACCCTTCAACATGCAGGAGCTGCAGGCCCGCCTGCAGGCCATGCTGCGCCGCGCGCGCCAGCCGGCATTCACGCAGGCCAGCAGCGCCGCCGGAGGCCCCAGCAGCACGATTGGCCCCCTGGTGCTCGACCACGGCACCCACACCGCGCACCTGCAAGGCGAGCGCCTGGAGCTGACGCAGCGCGAGTGGGAGCTGCTGGAGTTGCTGGTCAACCGCTGCGGCGAGGTCGTGACGCGCGACGACGTGCTGGCCGCCTGGCGCGCCGGCCCGCCCGAGCCCGGCCAGAGCAGCGCCGCGCCCCCGCTCAACTCGAACGCGCTGGAGGTGTATGTGCACCGCCTGCGCCGCAAGCTCGATGCCACCAACCTGAACATCCGCAACATCCGGGGGTTGGGGTACATGCTGAATAAACCGTGACAGGACACCCCCTGAGGCGCTGCGCGCCTTCCCCCTTGAAGGGGGACGACGGCCTTTGCTGCGGGGCGGCCCTTGCTGGCCGTCCTCGCGTTGACCCAGCGCCAGTTGCACCGGCCACGAGTGGCGCACAGCGCCTCAAATAGCAAGCAACAATGCGCCACGTTCCGGGTGTTTCGCTTCAACGCAAGCTGCTGCTGTGGCTGCTGCTGCCGCAGCTGGTGCTGTGGCTGTCGGGCGGGTTCCTCGCGTGGCGGATTGCGCTGCAGAACGGCGAGAAAGGCATTGACCAGACGCTGACGCAATCGGTGCGGGCGCTGGCGCGGCAGATCAAGCCGATTGGTGATGGGCTGCTGGTGGACTTTCCGAAGGCTGCGCAGGACATCCTGGAGCAGGACCCGGCCGACCGCATCACGTACATGGTGTCGTCGCCGCCCGGCCGGTTTTTGCTGGGCAACGCCCAACTGCCGCCGCCGCCGCCCGTCACCGTGCGGGTGGGTGACCCGTACCTCTACCACGCCCGCGTGGACGACCGCGCCGTGCGCGTGGCCCTGCTGGATGTGGACTAC encodes the following:
- a CDS encoding ABC transporter substrate-binding protein, with amino-acid sequence MWKMTKIAAVAVGLAAAMSASAGEVEVLHYWTSGGEAKSVAELKKIMQGKGHTWRDFAVAGGGGDSAMTVLKSRVISGNPPSAAQTKGPAIQEWASEGVLANMDTLAKAEKWDELLPKVVADVMKYKGAYVAAPVNVHRVNWMWGSADALKKAGVASMPKNFDEFFAAADKLKAAGLIPVAHGGQNWQDFTTFESVVLGVGGAKFYQDALVKLDATAINSDTMKKSLETFRRIKSYTDAGAPGRDWNLATAMLIQGKAGFQLMGDWAKGEFLAAGKVPGKDFLCAAAPGTANAFTFNVDSFILFKLKDAAAQKAQSDLASSIMSPEFQEVFNLNKGSIPVRAGMKMDKFDDCAKASAKDFADTAKSGSLVPSTAHGMAIPPATEGAIKDVVSQFWNDDKVTVADAMKKIAAAAKTK
- a CDS encoding response regulator transcription factor; translated protein: MATILIVEDDPLLLDALTGQLQQLEFEVCTASSVAEGAAVLQARAVDGIILDLGLPGADGMELLTWARAHIAGLPVLILTARDGVDDRILGLNAGADDYITKPFNMQELQARLQAMLRRARQPAFTQASSAAGGPSSTIGPLVLDHGTHTAHLQGERLELTQREWELLELLVNRCGEVVTRDDVLAAWRAGPPEPGQSSAAPPLNSNALEVYVHRLRRKLDATNLNIRNIRGLGYMLNKP